A single genomic interval of Trichoplusia ni isolate ovarian cell line Hi5 chromosome 19 unlocalized genomic scaffold, tn1 tig00001682_group18, whole genome shotgun sequence harbors:
- the LOC113506558 gene encoding LOW QUALITY PROTEIN: probable phosphomevalonate kinase (The sequence of the model RefSeq protein was modified relative to this genomic sequence to represent the inferred CDS: inserted 1 base in 1 codon) produces MLFYLVIKMPQVILLFSGKRKSGKDFITTHLQKLLGDRCEVLKISQPIKSHWAKEKNLNLNELLGDGFYKEQYRLDMINWSEKMRAKDYGYFCKIATDNALEKPIWIVSDIRXKTDIRWFNETYGNLIRNIRIYADDETRDNRGYEFKSGVDDVASECDLDDYNEWDLVIDNSNGKQDIEDQLSSIIRLVANS; encoded by the exons AAATGCCTCAAGTAATATTGTTATTCAGCGGCAAGAGAAAATCTGGCAAAGATTTCATAACCACTCATTTACAGAAGTT GCTAGGAGACCGATGcgaagtattaaaaatatcccAACCAATAAAAAGTCATTGGGCCAAGGagaaaaatttgaatttgaatgagCTGCTGGGCGACGGATTCTATAAGGAACAATACAGGCTGGATATGATCAACTGGAGTGAGAAGATGAGGGCAAAAGATTACGGGTATTTCTGTAAAATTGCCACAGACAATG CTTTGGAAAAACCAATATGGATAGTCAGTGATATAA AGAAAACTGATATTCGCTGGTTCAATGAAACATATggtaatttaataagaaatattaggATATATGCTGATGATGAGACGAGAGACAACAGAGGGTATGAGTTCAAGTCCGGAGTGGATGATGTTGCTTCCGAATGTGATTTGGATGATTATAATGAATGGGATCTTGTTATTGATAATAGCAATGGCAAGCAAGATATAGAAGACCAATTAAGTAGCATTATTAGGTTGGTTGCAAATTCCTGA